The proteins below are encoded in one region of Paenibacillus albus:
- a CDS encoding carbohydrate ABC transporter permease encodes MESKSLMQTSLASRLADIAIVIVLVLLGFVVIYPFINLLALSFNDGNDAARGGIYFFPRKISFSAYNMLFENKKLLKGLGWSVLRVVIGTCTCLFMTGLLSYIISIRTFSGRKFMRILFFMTMYFSGGIIPTYILMNQLHLTNTFQVYWIPGLINAYFMLLMASYISDLPDALFESARIDGAGELRIYWRIVIPVAMPVFAAVSIYAAVGHWNSWFDVILYNFNGKFDTLQVYLRRLLLEVEATQQIRDQQLLMRKFQDLSPLTLRAATTIVVTVPILCVYPFLQKYFIGGITLGSVKG; translated from the coding sequence GTGGAGAGCAAATCGTTGATGCAAACATCACTTGCAAGCCGGCTGGCTGACATAGCGATCGTCATCGTACTCGTGCTGCTTGGTTTTGTCGTCATTTATCCATTTATCAATCTCCTCGCGCTGTCCTTTAATGATGGTAATGATGCAGCGCGCGGCGGGATCTATTTCTTCCCCAGAAAAATATCGTTCTCCGCCTATAACATGCTGTTTGAGAACAAGAAGCTGCTTAAAGGTCTCGGCTGGTCCGTGCTGCGCGTCGTTATCGGCACCTGCACCTGCTTGTTCATGACCGGCTTATTATCTTACATCATCAGCATCCGAACGTTCTCCGGGCGTAAATTTATGCGAATTCTGTTCTTTATGACGATGTACTTCAGCGGGGGTATCATTCCTACCTATATTCTGATGAACCAGCTGCATCTGACGAATACGTTTCAAGTGTATTGGATTCCCGGGCTCATCAATGCCTATTTCATGCTGCTGATGGCGTCGTATATTTCGGATCTGCCAGATGCACTGTTCGAATCCGCACGAATTGACGGAGCGGGGGAGCTTAGGATTTACTGGCGGATTGTCATCCCTGTCGCGATGCCGGTATTCGCCGCGGTGTCGATCTATGCGGCGGTAGGCCATTGGAACTCATGGTTCGACGTCATTCTTTACAACTTCAACGGCAAGTTTGATACCCTTCAGGTGTACTTGCGGCGGCTGTTGCTCGAGGTAGAAGCGACGCAGCAGATTCGCGACCAGCAGCTGTTGATGCGCAAATTCCAAGACTTATCGCCGCTGACCCTGCGCGCGGCTACAACGATCGTCGTTACTGTTCCGATCTTGTGCGTCTATCCGTTTCTGCAAAAATACTTTATTGGCGGTATAACGTTAGGCTCTGTGAAGGGCTGA
- a CDS encoding ABC transporter permease, producing MAGLWRRVRRERQLWLLSIPMIAWVLTFSYYPMYGLLISFQNYVPGHSMFSHWIGLDNFIRFFNEPDCLQIIRNTLVISGLNLLVGFPAPIVLALLLNELRGRVFKRTIQSLSYIPYFISWVVVANILFTLLGSDGILNDILMKLGLISDPIEFLTKGSYFWGILVTSNVWKDMGFSAIIYLSAIAGIDKEQYEAGRVDGLGRFGLIRHITLPGIRSTAVLLLILALGGILNAGFEQQLLIGNPLTQDHYEVIDTYVYRFGVQLGNYSYGTAVGLMKSFIGLVLVILANRLSKRYMQSSIF from the coding sequence ATGGCAGGGCTTTGGCGTAGAGTGAGGCGTGAGCGGCAGCTCTGGCTGCTTAGTATCCCCATGATCGCATGGGTGCTCACATTCTCGTATTATCCGATGTACGGACTGCTTATTTCTTTTCAAAACTATGTTCCCGGGCATTCGATGTTCTCGCATTGGATTGGACTCGATAATTTCATTCGATTCTTTAATGAGCCGGACTGCTTGCAAATTATCCGCAATACGCTGGTCATCAGCGGTCTGAATCTATTGGTTGGTTTTCCTGCCCCGATTGTGTTGGCGCTGCTGTTGAATGAACTTCGGGGACGAGTGTTCAAGCGGACTATTCAATCGCTGTCGTACATTCCCTATTTTATCTCTTGGGTAGTCGTAGCTAATATTCTATTCACCCTGCTGGGAAGCGACGGGATTCTGAACGATATATTGATGAAGCTGGGCCTGATTAGCGATCCGATCGAATTTCTGACAAAAGGAAGCTACTTCTGGGGCATTCTCGTAACGAGCAATGTGTGGAAGGACATGGGATTCTCCGCCATTATCTATTTATCCGCGATTGCCGGTATCGATAAGGAGCAATATGAAGCAGGTCGAGTCGATGGACTTGGGCGATTCGGGCTCATCCGCCATATTACGCTGCCGGGGATCCGTTCAACGGCTGTTCTATTGCTCATCCTCGCTCTTGGCGGCATTCTGAATGCGGGCTTCGAGCAGCAGCTGCTGATCGGCAATCCGCTCACGCAGGACCACTACGAGGTTATTGACACGTACGTATACCGGTTCGGCGTTCAGCTAGGCAATTATTCTTACGGAACCGCAGTCGGTCTTATGAAGAGCTTCATCGGACTTGTTCTCGTCATACTGGCGAACCGGCTGTCTAAACGTTATATGCAATCTTCAATCTTCTAA
- a CDS encoding sensor histidine kinase has protein sequence MNTILFRTRKAKSLKNRLILIVLLSALIPLALLGWVSYLSIEEITSKKIESGLFNSLNQGNFNLNSTLNNIDYASLQLTNEGSVGQRMNDYLTTDNIYQKLELGQSIQQNLNLVNFTNPNLGVMFYYLPKTHEVKFENLAIEPKFNFNNLPKLTERNGVQFYGPHASLYRYGMKKPVFSLVRPLYLSGADPVYLYVETNDKLFGQIMDKQQYGMNAYNVLINEQGGIVYSDLPKAFQLGNYTNLPQSATADTFKEKQGDYYLFGQHNEQGWTLMVVIAKKDFENEFRKWFLKYILIVSGSLFISLLFAYVLWRTVYRPLRKVGKEIQLLSNSNFDSPETYTNIVEFDSLMQKYYQMRERIQELIGEIEQREHNKRQIEVEKLLYQINPHFIHNTLNTIQWLARMKGQTEIDQFVSVFTRILHYNLGKKGEIVALRDELASMQDYVALQRVRYDCEFQIETNIEDQLLGIDVPRFILQPIVENALYHGLSEVDGKITLRIYRNIPRSKLVIEVQDNGNGMSAEDIAKVMLEEKNPLQKSGLGIGLDYVKRVIGALYGEHCSFSIDSQLGQGTTVKLMIPLGSHN, from the coding sequence ATGAATACCATCTTATTTCGTACAAGAAAAGCAAAGTCACTGAAGAATCGCTTAATCTTGATCGTACTGCTTAGCGCATTGATTCCACTTGCACTGTTAGGCTGGGTATCCTATTTATCAATCGAAGAAATTACGAGTAAAAAAATTGAAAGCGGTTTATTCAACTCGTTGAACCAAGGTAACTTCAATCTGAATAGCACCTTGAACAATATCGATTATGCTTCCTTACAGCTAACGAATGAAGGCAGCGTCGGACAGCGAATGAACGATTATTTGACAACGGACAACATCTATCAAAAGCTGGAGCTTGGGCAGAGCATTCAGCAAAATTTGAATTTGGTCAATTTCACGAACCCGAACCTTGGTGTGATGTTCTATTATTTGCCGAAGACGCATGAGGTGAAGTTTGAAAACCTGGCGATTGAACCGAAGTTTAACTTTAACAATCTGCCGAAGCTGACGGAGAGGAATGGCGTTCAATTTTACGGACCGCATGCTTCATTATATCGATATGGCATGAAGAAGCCCGTATTCTCATTGGTAAGACCATTGTATTTATCCGGAGCGGATCCCGTGTATTTGTACGTGGAGACGAACGATAAACTGTTCGGGCAAATTATGGACAAGCAGCAATACGGCATGAATGCTTACAATGTGTTGATTAACGAGCAAGGAGGCATTGTATACAGTGATCTCCCGAAGGCTTTCCAGCTTGGCAACTATACCAATCTGCCCCAATCTGCAACAGCAGATACGTTTAAGGAAAAGCAAGGAGATTACTATCTGTTCGGTCAGCATAATGAGCAAGGCTGGACGTTGATGGTCGTCATCGCCAAGAAGGATTTCGAGAATGAATTCAGAAAATGGTTTCTCAAATATATTTTGATCGTATCAGGAAGCTTGTTCATCAGTCTGTTATTTGCTTATGTACTGTGGAGAACGGTTTATCGGCCGCTTCGAAAGGTCGGCAAAGAGATACAATTGCTGTCAAACAGTAATTTCGATTCCCCCGAAACGTACACCAATATCGTTGAGTTCGATTCACTGATGCAGAAGTATTATCAGATGAGAGAACGAATTCAGGAGCTGATCGGTGAAATCGAGCAGAGAGAACACAACAAGAGGCAAATTGAAGTTGAGAAGCTGCTGTATCAGATCAATCCTCATTTTATTCATAACACCTTAAACACGATTCAATGGCTTGCCAGAATGAAGGGTCAAACAGAAATCGACCAGTTTGTTTCTGTATTCACCCGTATTCTTCACTACAATTTGGGTAAGAAGGGCGAAATCGTTGCGCTGCGGGATGAGCTAGCATCCATGCAGGATTACGTAGCGCTGCAGCGCGTGCGGTACGATTGCGAGTTCCAGATCGAGACGAATATAGAGGATCAGCTGCTGGGTATCGATGTTCCGAGATTTATACTGCAGCCGATTGTTGAAAATGCGCTTTATCATGGCCTCAGTGAAGTAGATGGCAAGATTACGCTTCGCATTTATAGAAACATACCGAGGTCGAAGCTCGTGATTGAGGTTCAGGATAATGGGAATGGCATGTCAGCTGAGGATATCGCGAAAGTAATGCTTGAAGAGAAGAATCCGCTGCAAAAATCCGGGTTAGGAATTGGCCTTGATTACGTCAAACGAGTCATTGGCGCGTTATACGGCGAACATTGTTCGTTCTCGATTGATAGCCAGCTAGGACAAGGCACGACGGTAAAACTGATGATACCACTTGGTTCTCACAACTAA
- a CDS encoding MalY/PatB family protein, with product MDYNFDLQINRRNSACLKWDNLESSFGVQDAIPMWVADMDFASPPAVIEALKQRVEHGVYGYSVRPEAYVQAIVAWLARRHQWEIEKEWLTHSSGVLPSLSLIIHTFTKPGDKVLVQSPVYHNFYRVIKSQGREVVINPLKLDNQRYTMDFAHLEANLDPDVRMMILCNPHNPVGRVWSREELTRLGEICLKNNIMVVSDEIHMDLVYKGHKHIPFASISPAFAEQSITCIAPSKTFNLMDQQTSSVIIPNKQWQNAYNQAMYDLSLAAPNTFGVIAAESAYRHGEDWLEQMLQYVDNNIQLVMRFLEERVPQIKALKPEGTFLIWLDCRGLELSDQAMEHFFLHSAKVALSAGHHFGANGSGFMRMNVACARSIVEQALLQIEAAVQSSAIVNKA from the coding sequence ATGGATTACAACTTTGATTTACAGATTAATCGCCGCAACAGCGCTTGCTTGAAGTGGGACAATCTGGAGAGCAGCTTCGGCGTACAAGACGCGATTCCGATGTGGGTGGCGGATATGGATTTCGCTTCGCCGCCTGCTGTCATTGAAGCTTTGAAACAGCGGGTAGAACATGGGGTATATGGTTATTCCGTGAGACCGGAAGCTTATGTGCAAGCAATCGTCGCATGGCTCGCACGAAGACATCAATGGGAAATCGAGAAAGAGTGGCTGACTCACAGTTCCGGCGTACTCCCATCGTTATCACTCATCATCCATACGTTTACGAAGCCCGGAGATAAAGTGTTGGTGCAATCTCCTGTTTATCACAATTTTTATCGGGTTATCAAATCGCAAGGACGCGAGGTTGTCATCAATCCGTTGAAGCTCGATAATCAGCGCTATACGATGGATTTTGCTCACTTGGAAGCTAATCTCGATCCGGATGTACGCATGATGATTCTGTGTAATCCGCATAATCCGGTAGGCCGAGTGTGGAGCCGTGAAGAACTGACTCGTTTAGGTGAGATTTGCCTGAAGAACAACATTATGGTTGTGTCTGACGAGATTCATATGGACCTCGTGTACAAAGGCCACAAGCATATTCCGTTTGCTTCAATCTCGCCGGCATTTGCCGAGCAGAGCATCACCTGCATTGCGCCGAGCAAAACATTCAATCTGATGGACCAGCAAACGTCGAGTGTGATTATTCCGAATAAGCAGTGGCAGAACGCGTACAACCAAGCTATGTATGATTTGTCGTTGGCTGCGCCGAATACGTTCGGCGTTATTGCAGCAGAATCTGCCTACCGGCACGGTGAAGATTGGCTCGAGCAGATGCTGCAGTATGTGGATAACAATATACAGCTGGTAATGCGCTTCTTGGAGGAACGCGTGCCGCAGATCAAAGCGTTGAAGCCGGAAGGTACGTTTCTAATTTGGCTTGACTGTCGTGGATTGGAGCTTTCGGATCAGGCCATGGAGCACTTCTTCCTTCATTCGGCGAAAGTTGCGCTGAGTGCGGGTCATCACTTCGGAGCGAATGGAAGCGGGTTTATGCGGATGAATGTAGCATGCGCTCGCTCCATCGTTGAGCAGGCGCTATTACAAATCGAAGCGGCTGTCCAGTCGAGTGCGATTGTGAACAAAGCTTAA
- a CDS encoding response regulator transcription factor, producing MIRALIVDDEKLARKGFISIVPWEQFQIQVTGEAVNGKLALEFMQQHEVDLLFLDLTMPVMNGIDLMKEVNRSFPSTRMVVLTCHQDFDYIQEALRLGALDYIVKTQLDTEKIDDILGRIVKRFQSEDVSLHRSEKVATRQHNHYSLLIDVAAAYTNVLSPFPERLMRSELVYDAGNGMWLFCKDSQEMEREIQQFVSEGDHWIWVDIEGSHEHSVNALASLVHTEALKQIYYSFKLGQKMGMISLNNVSSADSNLETSEWTQLLAHWSEMDWIYDDASFREFLSAIEHLKPDYHVTVRQNELHLVHWLTWLSGAGYDGMLQNIRTCYFWYQLAAWLVHFREAVQKHTGTVPYSTDIILTIMQSVQLLHESDNYDFNRDELAAKFHMSGSYFSRCFKDIIGQSYSDYTKNIRMMKALTLVESSQLPIYMIAEKTGFQDEKYFSRLFFKQFGKNPQEHRKQHGRRSGWNS from the coding sequence GTGATAAGAGCACTCATTGTAGACGACGAAAAGCTTGCTAGAAAAGGCTTCATATCCATCGTACCGTGGGAGCAGTTTCAGATTCAAGTCACAGGCGAGGCTGTCAATGGGAAGCTTGCCCTTGAATTCATGCAGCAGCATGAGGTTGACCTGCTTTTTCTTGATTTGACGATGCCAGTGATGAACGGGATAGATCTGATGAAGGAAGTCAATCGATCTTTTCCATCCACGCGGATGGTCGTTCTGACTTGTCATCAAGACTTTGATTATATTCAAGAGGCGCTGCGCTTGGGAGCGCTTGATTACATCGTCAAGACTCAGCTCGATACGGAGAAGATCGATGATATATTAGGTCGGATCGTAAAGCGGTTTCAGAGTGAGGATGTGAGCTTGCATAGAAGCGAGAAAGTAGCAACTCGGCAGCACAATCATTATTCCTTGCTTATTGACGTTGCAGCAGCATATACGAATGTGCTTAGTCCTTTTCCCGAACGGCTTATGCGATCAGAGCTTGTATATGATGCAGGCAATGGAATGTGGCTGTTCTGTAAGGATAGTCAGGAGATGGAGCGCGAGATTCAGCAATTCGTCTCGGAGGGTGATCATTGGATCTGGGTGGATATCGAAGGCAGTCATGAACATTCGGTTAATGCGCTTGCTAGTTTAGTTCATACAGAAGCGCTTAAGCAGATTTATTATAGTTTTAAGCTCGGGCAGAAGATGGGTATGATTTCGTTAAATAACGTATCGTCAGCCGATTCAAATCTTGAAACAAGCGAATGGACGCAACTGCTAGCTCACTGGAGCGAAATGGACTGGATTTATGATGACGCTTCTTTCCGTGAATTTCTAAGCGCGATCGAACATCTAAAGCCTGATTATCATGTAACGGTACGACAGAATGAGTTGCATTTGGTCCATTGGCTCACCTGGTTAAGCGGAGCTGGATATGATGGGATGCTTCAGAACATTCGCACCTGTTATTTCTGGTATCAACTTGCTGCATGGCTGGTGCATTTTCGAGAGGCTGTGCAGAAGCATACGGGGACGGTGCCATATTCGACAGATATTATCCTTACAATAATGCAATCCGTTCAGCTTCTTCACGAGAGCGATAACTATGATTTTAATCGGGACGAGCTCGCTGCAAAGTTTCATATGAGCGGAAGCTACTTCAGCCGATGCTTCAAAGATATCATAGGCCAATCCTACAGCGATTATACGAAGAACATACGAATGATGAAGGCGCTTACATTGGTCGAGTCCTCTCAACTGCCGATTTATATGATCGCTGAGAAAACAGGCTTCCAGGACGAGAAGTATTTCAGCAGATTATTCTTTAAGCAGTTCGGCAAAAACCCGCAAGAGCACCGTAAGCAGCATGGCCGAAGAAGCGGGTGGAATTCATGA
- a CDS encoding extracellular solute-binding protein, whose protein sequence is MKKKLAAMGLISLTLVVSACGNNSSNNTSNATTNAGNKSSNNSTNQAATNTSADAAKPDPLGKFDQPVVLNIAKVINTKSITFPNGDSVDNNEFYRWIEKKLNVQVKNAWQVETPDAYDQKIGVSIASRDLPDAFIVNEQQLKQLVQADLIEDLSQAYKDNASDLIKGYYDSYGDRVLGRATFDGKLMGLPNTSIGQQYNIMWVRQDWLDKYGLKAPTTVDELISVAKTFIDKDADGKGKHDTLGISGVPSLAGWNNYGGFDPIMGAYHATFDQWVKDANGNVVYSSTLPEMKAALGKLHEMYDQGIIDKQFAIRKDAGEVVANNQVGIAFGPWWIPYYPLNDSVKNDPKAEWKPYIAPLDGEGKFYTGDQDPTNQFLVVKKGYEHPDAVVRVLNEEYQGIRKIDPEAAQLYADHQDVQQHWELWPYTLQVGPETTVYDTHVQAQDAVDAKDDSKLDSELKGWYKDYFTNQANPKKDVAVWANATARFEGAALMNDSKVVLSHNLFFGKTKSMQTKWSILQKLENETFLKIIMGEQPLDSFDKFVDQWNMLGGKQITKEVTDEINGK, encoded by the coding sequence ATGAAGAAAAAATTAGCAGCTATGGGCTTGATATCGTTAACGCTTGTTGTAAGCGCTTGCGGTAACAACTCAAGTAACAACACAAGTAACGCAACAACCAATGCTGGCAACAAGTCTTCTAATAATTCGACGAATCAAGCAGCGACGAACACTTCGGCAGATGCGGCGAAACCAGATCCACTCGGCAAATTCGATCAGCCTGTTGTACTAAATATCGCGAAAGTGATCAACACCAAAAGTATTACTTTCCCGAATGGGGATTCGGTGGATAACAATGAATTTTATCGTTGGATCGAGAAGAAGCTGAATGTCCAGGTTAAGAATGCATGGCAGGTAGAAACGCCGGATGCTTATGATCAGAAGATTGGTGTTTCGATCGCGAGCCGTGATCTTCCGGATGCCTTCATCGTTAATGAGCAGCAGCTCAAGCAGCTCGTACAAGCGGATCTGATTGAAGATTTGTCGCAAGCTTATAAAGACAATGCCAGCGATCTCATTAAAGGCTACTACGATTCTTATGGTGATCGAGTGCTTGGCAGAGCAACGTTCGACGGCAAACTGATGGGTCTTCCTAACACGAGTATCGGTCAGCAATACAATATTATGTGGGTTCGCCAGGACTGGCTTGATAAATACGGCTTGAAGGCGCCGACGACGGTGGATGAGCTGATTAGTGTAGCGAAAACATTCATTGATAAGGATGCAGACGGCAAGGGCAAGCATGATACGCTAGGTATTTCCGGTGTTCCTTCTCTTGCAGGCTGGAACAATTATGGTGGCTTTGATCCGATCATGGGCGCTTACCATGCAACGTTTGACCAATGGGTAAAGGATGCCAATGGCAACGTTGTATACAGCTCGACATTGCCTGAAATGAAGGCAGCGCTCGGCAAATTGCACGAAATGTATGATCAAGGCATTATCGACAAACAATTCGCGATCCGCAAGGATGCAGGTGAAGTTGTAGCCAACAATCAAGTCGGCATCGCATTTGGCCCTTGGTGGATTCCGTATTATCCACTGAATGATTCGGTTAAGAATGATCCAAAGGCAGAGTGGAAGCCGTATATCGCGCCGCTTGATGGCGAAGGCAAATTCTACACTGGCGATCAGGATCCAACGAATCAGTTCCTTGTCGTGAAAAAAGGCTACGAGCATCCAGATGCAGTTGTTCGCGTGTTGAATGAGGAATATCAAGGTATTCGTAAGATTGATCCGGAAGCTGCTCAGCTGTACGCTGATCATCAAGATGTTCAGCAGCACTGGGAGCTGTGGCCATATACGCTTCAGGTTGGTCCTGAAACAACCGTTTATGATACCCATGTTCAAGCTCAAGATGCTGTAGATGCGAAAGACGATTCGAAACTCGACTCCGAGCTAAAAGGCTGGTACAAAGATTACTTTACGAATCAAGCGAATCCGAAGAAGGATGTTGCGGTTTGGGCTAATGCTACCGCTCGTTTCGAAGGCGCAGCATTAATGAACGACAGCAAAGTGGTCCTGTCACACAATCTTTTCTTTGGAAAAACCAAGTCGATGCAAACGAAATGGTCGATTCTGCAGAAGCTTGAGAACGAAACTTTCCTCAAGATTATTATGGGGGAACAGCCGCTTGACAGCTTCGATAAGTTTGTAGATCAATGGAATATGCTTGGCGGTAAACAAATTACGAAAGAAGTTACAGACGAAATCAACGGCAAGTAA
- a CDS encoding alpha-L-rhamnosidase-related protein has protein sequence MSKTTSLFTLQSSDKRLEEAVSWAKEQALAYASDSDPVGPWYEAALPGREAFCMRDVAHMSTGAAALGLSAHTKNMLLKFAENISESKDWCTFWEITREGLPCPDDYASDDNFWYNLPANFDIIACCFRMHLWSRDKNYLNDERLLSFYEKSLNEYVRRWDRDGDGIPDHVRGEGRRGIASYVEDALTPKVGGDLVAAQYAAYAAYSEMAKLMGWPEKAEHYARLAERLQKTYEEEWWSEKDGRFSAAILQDGSYHSEYYLSAQYLPIYFGLIATEAKRRAAVNDIKRNGVSNIEEMSHLPDVYYAVGEKEEAYRIMLQLCDKQMKRREYPEVSYSVIGNVVTGLLGIKPCADQAALEIAPQLPEGLEWVSVGGVAVLDNWIDVEVRDGHVNVRNAQGPSIRVRSGGVEQLLAEGETSSFDIRM, from the coding sequence ATGTCGAAGACGACAAGTCTGTTTACTTTGCAATCATCGGATAAGCGGCTGGAGGAAGCGGTGAGCTGGGCAAAGGAGCAAGCGCTTGCCTATGCCTCTGACAGCGATCCGGTCGGGCCGTGGTATGAGGCGGCATTGCCTGGCCGCGAAGCGTTCTGCATGCGCGATGTTGCGCATATGAGTACAGGTGCAGCTGCTCTGGGCCTTAGTGCTCATACGAAGAACATGCTGCTTAAATTCGCAGAGAACATCAGTGAATCGAAGGACTGGTGTACGTTCTGGGAAATAACGAGAGAAGGGCTGCCATGCCCGGACGATTATGCGAGCGACGATAACTTCTGGTATAACCTGCCAGCTAACTTCGATATCATCGCATGCTGTTTTCGGATGCACCTATGGAGCAGGGACAAGAATTATCTAAACGACGAACGGCTTCTTTCCTTCTATGAGAAGAGTTTGAATGAGTATGTGCGGCGCTGGGACCGAGACGGCGATGGTATTCCCGACCATGTGAGAGGCGAGGGGCGACGTGGCATTGCCTCCTATGTGGAAGATGCTCTTACCCCGAAGGTAGGCGGTGATCTGGTTGCTGCGCAGTATGCCGCTTATGCCGCGTACAGTGAAATGGCAAAGCTTATGGGATGGCCGGAGAAAGCGGAGCATTACGCCCGGTTAGCGGAGAGATTGCAGAAGACGTATGAGGAAGAGTGGTGGAGCGAGAAGGATGGACGCTTCAGCGCGGCGATTCTACAGGATGGTAGCTATCATTCGGAATATTATTTATCCGCGCAATATCTGCCGATTTACTTCGGGCTAATTGCAACAGAAGCGAAACGCCGGGCGGCGGTCAACGATATAAAACGAAACGGTGTATCGAATATCGAGGAAATGTCGCATCTGCCAGACGTGTACTATGCGGTGGGCGAGAAGGAAGAGGCTTATCGAATCATGCTTCAATTATGCGATAAACAGATGAAGCGCAGAGAATATCCTGAGGTTTCTTATTCGGTAATCGGGAATGTTGTGACAGGCTTGCTTGGCATCAAGCCCTGCGCTGACCAAGCTGCCCTGGAGATCGCTCCGCAGCTGCCGGAAGGGTTGGAATGGGTAAGCGTTGGTGGCGTTGCCGTATTGGATAACTGGATCGATGTCGAGGTTCGGGATGGACACGTGAATGTTAGAAATGCGCAAGGGCCGTCAATACGGGTTCGTTCAGGCGGGGTAGAGCAGTTGCTTGCTGAAGGCGAAACAAGCAGTTTCGATATTCGAATGTAG
- a CDS encoding ABC transporter permease — protein MTSKKWLLNYHLMLLPGILLLIIFSTVPLFGTVIAFQDFIPGIPIFKQTWSGLDNFKFMLQLPDSRQVFINTITIASMKIVLGMIIPVTFALLLNEIRKRAFKRIVQTIVYLPHFMSWVILSGILIAMLSIDGIVNQITHLFHAEPVMFLANNHYFRQIIIWSDVLKEFGFSAIVYMAALAGINPSLYEAAEIDGATRFGKLLHVTLPGILPTIVLLSTLSLGNILNAGFDQVFNLYNPLVYSSGDIIDTYVYRMGLVDQQYGLATSVGLLKSVIAIILITISNKLADKFANYRIF, from the coding sequence ATGACTTCGAAGAAATGGCTTCTAAACTATCACTTAATGCTGCTTCCGGGTATTTTGCTGCTCATCATTTTCAGTACAGTTCCGTTATTCGGTACCGTAATTGCGTTTCAAGATTTTATTCCTGGCATTCCGATCTTTAAGCAGACATGGAGCGGCCTTGATAACTTCAAATTCATGCTTCAGCTTCCGGACAGCAGACAGGTATTCATCAACACCATTACGATCGCTTCGATGAAGATTGTCCTCGGTATGATTATTCCGGTTACGTTTGCCTTGCTATTGAATGAAATTCGTAAGCGTGCATTTAAACGTATCGTACAAACTATCGTATATTTGCCGCACTTTATGTCCTGGGTTATTCTATCGGGGATATTGATTGCGATGCTGTCTATAGACGGAATTGTTAACCAGATTACCCATTTGTTTCACGCAGAGCCTGTTATGTTTTTGGCTAATAATCATTATTTCCGTCAAATCATCATATGGAGCGATGTGCTGAAGGAGTTTGGTTTTAGCGCGATCGTCTATATGGCAGCGCTTGCCGGCATTAACCCTTCCCTCTATGAAGCGGCCGAGATCGATGGCGCGACGAGATTTGGTAAATTATTGCATGTGACGCTTCCAGGCATCCTGCCAACGATTGTACTGCTGTCAACGCTGAGCCTTGGCAATATCCTAAATGCCGGCTTCGACCAAGTGTTCAACCTGTACAATCCGCTTGTATATTCGTCTGGCGATATTATTGATACGTACGTATATCGTATGGGGCTTGTAGATCAGCAATACGGCCTGGCCACCTCTGTCGGACTTTTGAAGTCGGTGATCGCTATTATATTAATCACGATCTCTAACAAACTGGCCGATAAATTCGCCAACTATCGCATCTTCTAA